The window ATGATGATTTCGGGATTGAGCATAGTACCATTCAAGTCGAAAGAAATGAATTAGGCTGTCCAAACCCGCATCAAGGCTGTAATTAATGGTGGGCATGCTCAATCGTTTGCTTTAATATATCCATGACATGCTCATCATCATGTGTGTAGTATAGAGTGGTCCCTTCACGGCGGAAGGTCACGAGCCGTAAATTTTTCAAAAACCGGAGCTGATGGGAAACCGTCGATTGCAGCAGGGATAATTTCTCAGCAATCTCATTGACTGAATGTTCGCCGGTAAATAATAAGTGAAGAATCCGGATTCGGGTTGGGTCTGATAAGGCTTTAAAGGTCTGTGACACAATAAAAAGGGTCTCTTCATCAAGCTCTTTAATGTCTTCAGTAGGATTTTCATTTTCCAAGGAAAACACCTCCACACCCTATTATAACGATTTTAAGAATAAAAATCATGGGCCGCCCTATACAGCCCATGATTTTTTTGCTTTTTATGTTAGAAGCCTATTTAAATAGGAAATCATACTGTTTCTTTTCATCCTTATAGCTTAGTAGTAAAATAAGAATAGATGAATTATACATTATTTATTCCGATTGGTTGTTTTCGTTTCAACGCAGCACTTCCTTTTTGATGAACAGGAAGGCTGCTTATTCAAGGAGGTGAACCTTCACGAAAGGTGAAGGGGGAATTGGACAGTCTAAACTTACTCATTCTTTTTATTTTAATTGCTTTAACGGCTTTTTTTGTAGCCGCAGAGTTTTCCATTATTAGAGTAAGAGGGACAAGAATTAATCAGCTGGTTGAGGAAGGCAATAAAAAGGCGCAAGCCGCACAAAAGATAACGAGTCATTTAGATGAATATTTATCAACCTGTCAATTAGGTATTACCGTGACAGCCTTAGGAATTGGCTGGCTGGGGGAACCGACCGTTTCCCACTTGATTAAACCGATTTTTCAAAGTCTGCAAATACCAGAATCGATCATAGGCACGGTCTCCTTTGTCATTGCCTTTTCTATCATTACTTTTTTAAACGTGGTGGTCGGGGAATTAGCACCAAAGACTGTTGCGATACAAAAAAGCGAGCAGATTACATTAGCAATCGCCAAGCCATTAGTCTGGTTTAATCACTTAACCTACCCGCTGGTTTGGTTTATGAACCATTCCGCGCGCTTTATTACCCGGTTATTCGGGATGAAGAATGTATCGGAAAATGAACTGTCGCGTTCAGAGGATGAGCTGCGGATTATTCTATCAGAAAGCTATGAAAGCGGAGAAATTAATCAATCTGAGTATAAGTATGTAACGAATATTTTCGATTTCGATGAGCGGATTGCCAAGGAAATCATGGTACCGAGAACAGAAATGGTCACCATTTCAACCGATGCCACGAAGGAAGAGGTCATTGAAATCATGGAAAAAGAAAAATACACCCGTTATCCTGTTGCCGAGGGTGGTGATAAGGATAGGATTGTTGGCATCATCCATATCAAGGATCCGTTAACCGCCTGGGTGGATAACCCTGATGTGAAGATCCAGGATTTTGTTAAGCCGGTCGTGTCGGTTATTGAATCCATTCCGATTCATGACCTCCTGTTATTGCTGCAAAAGGAACGCGGCTACATGGCGATTCTCCATGATGAATATGGCGGGACGGCGGGTCTAGTCACGATGGAGGATATGATTGAAGAAATCGTTGGTGAGATTCGTGATGAATTCGATGCAGATGAAGTGCCTGAAATCAGGAAAAAGGGAGAAGGGCACTATATATTTGACGCTAAGCTTCTGATATCAGAAGCCAATGATTTACTTGGCACTCATTTGGATGAAGAAGACGTTGACACTATTGGCGGCTGGTTTTTAACGAAAAGATATGATGTCAAATTAGGCGATGACATCGAAGCCGATGGTTATCGATTTACGATAAAGGAAATTGACCAACAGCATATTATGTTTATAGAAGTTGAAAAAATCGTCCAGGCTGACACAGAAGCTATGGAGCTAGAAGAAATGAAATAGTTCATAAGTCATGAGCGCTATTCAAACGGGAAAAGACTCTTGTACCGTTAAAGCTAAAATCTCCATGAGGAGCAGGTGATGTTTTTGTTTATTAAATTTTTATCCGCCTTTTTTCTACCCGGCCTCTTGGTCGTCTGGTTTACAAGGGTAACCTATAACCGCGTGCTTGCCCTCGTTCTGACGGTAGCACTCATTGCAGCCTCAGTCTATAAAGGCTATACCAATCATATTCTGCTGATTATTGTAGATGCCTTTTCCCTGACGGTCGGATTTTGGTATGGAGAACGGATTAAGCAAAGAATGAAGCAAACCTCATAAGTGTAAACACAGCCAAGACCCAAGTAATACTTGTGAAAGCTTGGCTGCTTCAAGAGAAAAATGGCGTGTTAACGGCTCATAAGTTATACACGCCATTTTTATACTCGCATTCTCTAGTCTCCTTTGATTAAATGATCTCGTCTGTCGGTTTGCGGCGGCTCCTCTAACCAGGCGTGCTTGATCATAATATTGGCTCCATCCTCGGCATATAAGGCAATCTCGGGGATCAACGATGCATATTTTAATCCCAGGTCTCTTCTCGGGCTGCCTGACATGGAGGCGCCATAGTTTCCAATTCCCGCAGCGATCATCGCTGAAATATGAAACATCATAAGCTTATCCGAATAAACCGGGTAGGTGGAATCGGTTACCGCCGTATCCCATGTCATGGGGGCAGGCAAATCCTCCTTTTTGAGAATCTCACTAAATAGGTCGATATGCTTTTGAGCAATTTTTTTTCCGCGTATAAAGAATTCCTTCACCTCTTTATTCTGTGAGGTTTGGGCAAACCCGACAATCAATGTTTTCCCAATCGCGTTTGTTTGAACATTGTTAAAAAGCATTGTGATTTCCTGAACGGTTAATGGCCGTACTTCCCCAAAATACCCCGCAAGGAACTTTTGTTTCTCGACAAAATCAGGCTTATCAGGATAGGAGGTAAAGGGAGGCCTCACATATGTACCTTGGGCTAACATTAATTCTCTCGTTAAATCCTGAAGGCCGACCGCTGTTTTCAGTACAATCTTAAAAAATGAAATGATATCCGGTCTAGTCACAAATCCAAGTGCAGCGCTCGCAGCAGCCATGGCTAATATAGACATATTCTTTAAATACATTAAGGTAAAGGTATCAGAAAATAATCTTGGTGCATCAGGATAAACATCCTTTTCGGTAAATCCAATCGGGATTGGAAAGTTTTCCTTTGTAAATAGGTCCGTTAAGAACGCTATATTATGCTTTGAACCATTCATCGCAAACTCAATGACAGGCCGTACCTCTTTGTCCTCCACCTTCTCTAAAAAATGAGAAAGAACACAAACCGTAGCCGTATCATTAATATATTGCGTCCATAAGGTAGCCATTTCAGCCGCTGTAAAACGGATTTTTGTCTTATCTTCCATAAGTTAGCGAACACCCTTCATAATATACATGGCATTATCTTTCCACATTAACGCAAATAGAATGTATAGCAGAATACATTTTTATCTACATTCAGCAAAAGCGCTCCACTTCTAAAAGCGGGAGCTGATAGCAAAACGTTCTCTCGCGAAAAAAATGGAATGTTTGTTCGCTATATTAGTGGTTTGTTTTTATGGCAATGTGGTAGAATGGGAATAGATGA of the Bacillus tuaregi genome contains:
- a CDS encoding ArsR/SmtB family transcription factor, which translates into the protein MENENPTEDIKELDEETLFIVSQTFKALSDPTRIRILHLLFTGEHSVNEIAEKLSLLQSTVSHQLRFLKNLRLVTFRREGTTLYYTHDDEHVMDILKQTIEHAHH
- a CDS encoding hemolysin family protein, with product MDSLNLLILFILIALTAFFVAAEFSIIRVRGTRINQLVEEGNKKAQAAQKITSHLDEYLSTCQLGITVTALGIGWLGEPTVSHLIKPIFQSLQIPESIIGTVSFVIAFSIITFLNVVVGELAPKTVAIQKSEQITLAIAKPLVWFNHLTYPLVWFMNHSARFITRLFGMKNVSENELSRSEDELRIILSESYESGEINQSEYKYVTNIFDFDERIAKEIMVPRTEMVTISTDATKEEVIEIMEKEKYTRYPVAEGGDKDRIVGIIHIKDPLTAWVDNPDVKIQDFVKPVVSVIESIPIHDLLLLLQKERGYMAILHDEYGGTAGLVTMEDMIEEIVGEIRDEFDADEVPEIRKKGEGHYIFDAKLLISEANDLLGTHLDEEDVDTIGGWFLTKRYDVKLGDDIEADGYRFTIKEIDQQHIMFIEVEKIVQADTEAMELEEMK
- a CDS encoding CsbA family protein, whose product is MFIKFLSAFFLPGLLVVWFTRVTYNRVLALVLTVALIAASVYKGYTNHILLIIVDAFSLTVGFWYGERIKQRMKQTS
- a CDS encoding DUF3231 family protein, producing MEDKTKIRFTAAEMATLWTQYINDTATVCVLSHFLEKVEDKEVRPVIEFAMNGSKHNIAFLTDLFTKENFPIPIGFTEKDVYPDAPRLFSDTFTLMYLKNMSILAMAAASAALGFVTRPDIISFFKIVLKTAVGLQDLTRELMLAQGTYVRPPFTSYPDKPDFVEKQKFLAGYFGEVRPLTVQEITMLFNNVQTNAIGKTLIVGFAQTSQNKEVKEFFIRGKKIAQKHIDLFSEILKKEDLPAPMTWDTAVTDSTYPVYSDKLMMFHISAMIAAGIGNYGASMSGSPRRDLGLKYASLIPEIALYAEDGANIMIKHAWLEEPPQTDRRDHLIKGD